One Brassica oleracea var. oleracea cultivar TO1000 chromosome C7, BOL, whole genome shotgun sequence genomic window carries:
- the LOC106302096 gene encoding protein STICHEL-like 2, which translates to MGEVRRHSLDVPITRTLVALRRVRSLRDPCTNSMSKFASLLENVKWETASNNGISLQFLNDDNACKADDDAHVGLVPYESYSIMEELENGCDLHKLSNRVLNGEGDACSPSSGNLSVKGRDLACNVPTHYSTKVASSVGEYGSHVGSPMTSTNHSYGLDEDVECNRGCGIASCWSRTPRYRGSSNQSSDVEEYPLLLSSNPESNAVTPRSNHETVSRSLSQKFRPKSFDELVGQEVVVKCLLSTILRGRITSVYLFHGPRGTGKTSTSKIFAAALNCLSQAARSRPCGSCSECTSSRRSMVVKEIDSAKLNRPSYLRSLIKSASLPPVSSRFKVFIVDECQLLSQETWGTLLNCLDNFSQHSVFILVTSELEKLPRNVLSRSQKYHFSKVCDADISSKLAKICVEEGIEFDQGAVDFIASKSDGSLRDAEIMLDQLSLLGNRITTSLAYKLIGVVSDDELLDLLDLALSSDTSNTVIRARELMRSKIDPMQLISQLANVIMDIIAGKSQENSSATRLWFLARHTSEEEMQKLSNALKILSDAEKHLRASKNQTTWLTVALLQLSNTDSSSYAANENGVCLRSQGSKDGDRSSTTSSECPGDAVKQTEECQNINCNETVETVWKTVTELCCSDSLKRFLWKRGRLTSLTIDKGSSVAIAKLEFYTPQHVTRAEKSWKMIADSFQSVLGCNVEIRMNLVISACSPPKSARAAGRLFSGLFSCSRRMLHKSTYLTSINDSDHSPEVTNSLRSCQGNVLRARSVRSSANASSRMSSASDQGDAYSVMCTPHMPQDDKRPADDADVLCWRRTPLGKGQGETQNNKSSRLIDRVLPCTATG; encoded by the exons ATGGGGGAAGTAAGGAGGCATTCGTTAGATGTACCCATCACAAGAACGCTTGTAGCCCTTAGAAGGGTTCGGTCTCTGAGAGATCCATGTACCAACTCAATGAGCAAGTTTGCTTCTTTGCTCGAAAACGTCAAATGGGAAACAGCATCCAACAACGGGATCTCGCTTCAGTTTCTGAACGATGATAATGCTTGCAAGGCTGACGATGATGCTCATGTGGGTTTGGTTCCTTATGAATCATACTCGATCATGGAGGAGCTAGAGAATGGTTGTGATCTTCACAAGCTGAGCAACAGAGTGCTTAATGGAGAAGGAGACGCTTGCTCGCCTTCAAGTGGTAATCTATCGGTAAAAGGTAGGGACTTGGCATGTAATGTGCCAACCCATTACTCCACAAAGGTAGCTAGCTCGGTTGGTGAGTACGGTAGCCATGTAGGTAGTCCGATGACGTCAACAAACCATAGCTATGGTCTAGATGAAGATGTTGAATGTAACCGTGGCTGTGGAATAGCCTCTTGCTGGTCAAGAACGCCGAGGTACAGAGGATCATCAAACCAGTCCTCTGATGTAGAAGAGTATCCTTTACTACTATCTAGTAATCCCGAGAGTAACGCTGTGACACCGAGGAGTAATCACGAGACTGTATCAAGAAGTCTAAGTCAGAAGTTCAGACCAAAGTCTTTCGATGAGTTAGTCGGACAAGAAGTTGTTGTCAAGTGTCTGTTGAGCACTATTTTAAGAGGAAGGATCACTTCTGTTTACCTCTTCCACGGTCCTCGCGGGACCGGTAAAACTTCGACCTCTAAGATATTCGCTGCTGCTTTAAACTGCCTTTCGCAGGCAGCTCGTAGCAGACCGTGCGGCTCGTGCAGCGAATGCACTTCATCGAGGAGAAGCATGGTCGTGAAGGAGATAGACTCAGCTAAACTAAACCGGCCTAGCTACCTCAGGTCTCTCATCAAAAGCGCTTCTCTTCCTCCTGTTTCGTCTCGATTCAAGGTGTTCATCGTCGACGAGTGTCAGTTACTAAGTCAAGAGACTTGGGGTACGCTCTTGAACTGTTTGGATAACTTCTCTCAGCATTCTGTTTTTATTCTGGTTACGTCAGAGCTAGAGAAGCTGCCGCGCAACGTCCTCTCAAGGTCTCAGAAGTATCATTTCTCTAAAGTGTGCGATGCGGATATATCCAGTAAGCTGGCGAAGATTTGTGTGGAAGAAGGGATTGAGTTTGATCAGGGTGCGGTTGATTTCATTGCTTCTAAGTCTGATGGTTCGCTTAGGGATGCTGAGATAATGCTTGATCAGTTGAGTTTGCTTGGTAATAGAATAACTACATCTTTGGCCTACAAGCTT ATTGGAGTTGTTTCTGATGATGAGTTGCTTGATCTGCTTGATCTTGCTCTGTCTTCTGATACTTCAAACACGGTTATAAGGGCGAGGGAGCTTATGAGGTCAAAAATAGATCCTATGCAGCTTATTTCACAGCTGGCTAATGTCATTATGGATATTATTGCTGGAAAATCGCAAGAGAATAGTTCAGCAACCAGACTTTGGTTTCTTGCAAGACATACCT CTGAGGAAGAAATGCAGAAACTGAGTAATGCATTGAAGATACTATCTGACGCTGAGAAACACTTGAGAGCATCGAAAAACCAGACAACCTGGCTTACTGTTGCACTGCTGCAACTTAGCAACACAGACTCATCTTCTTACGCAGCAAATGAAAATGGAGTGTGTTTAAGAAGCCAAGGAAGCAAAG ATGGTGACCGCTCCAGCACAACATCATCAGAGTGTCCTGGTGATGCCGTTAAACAAACCGAGGAGTGTCAAAACATAAACTGTAACGAAACAGTTGAAACTGTGTGGAAAACGGTCACAGAGTTGTGCTGTTCGGATTCACTAAAGAGATTCTTGTGGAAACGAGGGAGGTTAACTTCACTTACTATTGACAAAG GTTCAAGTGTGGCAATAGCAAAACTAGAATTCTACACACCTCAACATGTAACAAGAGCCGAGAAATCATGGAAAATGATTGCAGACTCATTCCAATCCGTGTTAGGATGCAATGTTGAGATTCGAATGAATCTTGTTATCTCTGCGTGTTCTCCACCAAAGAGTGCTAGAGCAGCAGGAAGGCTTTTCTCAGGACTTTTCAGCTGCTCTCGTAGAATGCTACACAAGTCTACTTATCTGACTAGTATAAACGACTCTGATCATTCACCTGAAGTTACAAATTCTCTGAGAAGTTGCCAGGGAAATGTCTTGAGGGCTCGAAGTGTACGTTCTTCAGCCAATGCATCGTCGCGGATGAGCAGTGCAAGTGATCAGGGCGATGCATATTCTGTTATGTGTACTCCACATATGCCTCAAGATGACAAAAG GCCAGCAGATGACGCAGATGTGTTGTGCTGGAGGAGGACTCCTCTAGGCAAG GGTCAGGGAGAGACACAGAACAACAAGAGCTCAAGGCTTATTGACCGAGTTCTTCCCTGCACTGCAACTGGTTGA
- the LOC106301899 gene encoding 26S proteasome non-ATPase regulatory subunit 6 homolog, with protein sequence MDGGAEGTQQPHLILAHKLFLLTHPDVQDIEKVQLKTEVLDSIKSDGMAPLYETLAASSVLELDQSLLDSMRANNEEELKKLDDKIADAEENLGESEVREAHLAKALYFIRISDKEKALEQLKLTEGKTVAVGQKMDLVFYTLQLAFFYMDFDLVSKSIDKAKKLFEEGGDWERKNRLKVYEGLYCMSTRNFKKAASLFLGSISTFTTYEIFPYETFIFYTVLTSIITLDRVSLKQKVVDAPEILTVLGKIPFLSEFLNSLYECQYKAFFSAFAGMAEQIKFDRYLNPHFRFYMREVRTVVYSQFLESYKSVTVDAMANAFGVSVDFIDQELSRFIAAGKLHCEIDKVAGVLETNRPDAKNALYQATIKQGDFLLNRIQKLSRVIDL encoded by the exons ATGGACGGTGGAGCAGAAGGAACTCAGCAGCCTCACCTCATTCTAGCTCACAAGCTCTTCCTCCTCACACATCCCGATGTTCAAGACATCGAGAAAGTCCAGCTCAAGACTGAGGTTTTGGATTCGATCAAATCCGATG GGATGGCTCCATTGTACGAAACCCTAGCGGCGTCCTCGGTTCTGGAGTTGGATCAGAGCTTGTTGGATTCTATGCGGGCTAACAACGAGGAGGAGCTTAAGAAGCTCGACGACAA GATTGCAGATGCAGAAGAAAATTTGGGAGAAAGTGAAGTCCGTGAAGCTCACCTTGCTAAGGCTCTGTATTTCATCAGGATTAGTGATAAG GAGAAAGCTTTAGAGCAGCTGAAACTCACTGAAGGAAAAACCGTTGCTGTTGGGCAAAAAATGGACTTGGTGTTCTATACGCTGCAGCTTGCCTTCTTCTACATGGACTTCGATCTCGTATCCAAGAGCATTGACAAAGCTAAAAA GTTGTTTGAAGAGGGTGGTGACTGGGAGAGGAAGAACAGGCTAAAGGTCTATGAAGGCTTGTACTGCATGTCCACCAGAAACTTTAAGAAGGCTGCCAGCTTATTTCTTGGTTCTATTTCAACCTTTACCACTTATGAGATCTTTCCCTATGAGACCTTCATTTTCTACACCGTCCTGACCAGCATCATAACTCTCGACAGAGTTTCACTTAAGCAGAAG GTTGTTGATGCACCTGAAATCTTGACCGTGCTTGGGAAGATTCCATTCCTTTCTGAGTTCCTGAACTCCCTGTACGAGTGCCAGTACAAGGCGTTTTTCTCAGCATTTG CTGGAATGGCAGAGCAGATAAAGTTTGACCGTTACTTGAACCCACATTTCCGATTCTACATGAGGGAAGTGAGAACGGTGGTGTACTCTCAGTTTTTGGAATCTTACAAGAGCGTTACTGTCGATGCCATGGCAAATGCGTTTGGTGTTTCGGTTGATTTCATTGATCA GGAGCTGTCACGCTTCATAGCAGCTGGGAAGCTCCACTGCGAGATAGACAAGGTGGCGGGTGTACTGGAGACAAACCGTCCAGATGCAAAGAATGCGCTTTACCAGGCAACGATCAAGCAAGGGGATTTCTTGCTTAACAGGATCCAGAAGCTCTCTCGAGTCATCGATCTGTGA
- the LOC106303383 gene encoding fidgetin-like protein 1 has product MQLCKGILLYGPPGTGKTMLAKAVAVEAGANFIDISMSSITYNKLFGEVDMYIKAVFSLASKKSPCVIFLEEVDSMLGRRENLGELEIKNAFMKHWAGLSKKEKERVLVLAATTRPFDLDEAVTGQFCRRFLVELPDAESRSQILKVILRKTTLSDDVDLVRLARMTNGYSGKDLKKLCFSASNRRMLEIYNAEGKIPPALHGSYDIRALNMQDFIYTLEKVCASIKSESVGMKELQQWNERYGEGGRGSRKRTRDGCLMQY; this is encoded by the exons ATGCAGCTTTGTAAAGGAATTCTCTTATATGGACCACCTGGAACGGGAAAGACTATGCTTGCAAAGGCAGTGGCAGTGGAAGCTGGTGCCAACTTCATCGATATCTCCATGTCAAGCATCACATATAATAAG TTGTTTGGTGAGGTTGACATGTATATCAAAGCTGTCTTTTCATTGGCCAGTAAAAAGTCCCCTTGCGTTATCTTTCTGGAGGAG GTTGACAGCATGCTGGGCCGAAGAGAAAACTTGGGGGAACTTGAGATAAAAAACGCCTTCATGAAACATTGGGCTGGTCTATCGAAAAAGGAGAAGGAACGTGTTCTGGTTCTTGCAGCCACAACTCGACCTTTTGACCTTGATGAGGCTGTCACTGGACAGTTTTGCCGTAG GTTTCTGGTGGAATTACCAGATGCTGAGAGTAGATCACAGATACTAAAGGTTATATTGCGGAAAACAACCTTATCTGATGATGTTGATCTGGTTCGACTTGCTAGGATGACTAATGGATATTCTGGAAAGGACCTTAAG AAGCTATGTTTTAGTGCCTCCAACCGTCGAATGTTGGAGATATATAATGCGGAAGGTAAAATTCCTCCAGCTCTGCATGGAAGTTATGATATCCGAGCTTTGAACATGCAAGATTTCATATACACACTTGAGAAG GTGTGCGCAAGCATCAAGTCAGAGTCGGTGGGCATGAAAGAGCTTCAACAATGGAACGAACGCTACGGGGAAGGTGGACGTGGATCTAGAAAGAGGACACGTGACGGCTGCCTTATGCAGTATTGA
- the LOC106301519 gene encoding argininosuccinate synthase, chloroplastic-like translates to MAEISATSFPSSSSASLALRSSLNGSLRCQNVACLRTTSLFQELSVKRSQLSGNAVATTTTHVPLTRGSKSQAIRAVLSGDGQTVVSADSKEAGLRGKLKKVVLAYSGGLDTSVIVPWLKENYGCEVVCFTADVGQGIKELEGLEQKAKASGASQLVVKDLTEEFVKDYIFPCLRAGAIYERKYLLGTSMARPVIAKAMVDVAAEVGADAVAHGCTGKGNDQVRFELTFFSLNPELKVVAPWREWEIQGREDAIEYAKKHNVPVPVTKKSIYSRDRNLWHLSHEGDILEDPANEPKKDMYMMSVDPEDAPDQPEYIEIGIESGLPVALNGKALSPATLLSELNTIGGKHGIGRIDMVENRLVGMKSRGVYETPGGTILFAAVQELESLTLDRESIQVKDSLALKYAEMVYAGRWFDPLKESMDAFMEKLTEKTTGSVTLKLYKGSVSVTGRKSPNSLYRQDISSFEGSEIYNQADAAGFIRLYGLPMRVRAMLEKGI, encoded by the exons ATGGCTGAAATCTCGGCGACTTCGTTTCCTTCTTCTTCGTCAGCCTCTCTCGCGCTTCGAAGCTCCCTAAATG GTAGCTTAAGATGTCAAAATGTAGCTTGTCTAAGAACCACTTCTCTGTTTCAAGAG TTATCTGTGAAACGAAGCCAGCTCTCTGGCAATGCTGTTGCTACTACCACTACTCATGTTCCCCTAACCCGCGGCAGCAAGAGTCAAG CAATTCGAGCTGTTCTCTCCGGTGATGGACAAACTGTCGTGTCTGCTGATTCAAAGGAAGCCGGGCTCCGTGGCAAGCTGAAAAAAGTCGTTCTTGCTTACAGTGGAGGCTTAGACACCTCCGTCATCGTGCCATGGCTCAA GGAGAACTATGGCTGTGAAGTTGTGTGTTTCACCGCAGATGTTGGTCAG GGTATAAAAGAGTTGGAGGGTTTGGAACAAAAGGCTAAAGCTAGTGGCGCTTCTCAGCTGGTAGTTAAGGATCTCACGGAGGAGTTTGTGAAAGATTACATATTCCCTTGTCTAAGAGCTGGTGCCATCTATGAACGAAAATACTTGCTCGGTACCTCCATGGCTCGTCCTGTCATTGCTAAG GCCATGGTAGATGTAGCAGCAGAGGTTGGAGCTGATGCCGTTGCACATGGGTGTACTGGCAAAGGAAATGACCAG GTTCGGTTTGAGCTCACCTTCTTTTCGCTGAACCCTGAACTTAAAGTTGTGGCACCTTGGAGAGAATGGGAAATCCAAGGCAGAGAAGACGCTATTGAGTACGCGAAGAAGCATAACGTTCCTGTCCCCGTGACAAAGAAATCTATTTACAGCCGAGACAGGAACCTCTGGCACCTTAGTCATGAG GGTGATATATTGGAAGATCCAGCAAACGAGCCCAAGAAAGATATGTACATGATGAGTGTAGATCCCGAAGATGCCCCTGATCAGCCTGA ATACATTGAGATCGGGATAGAATCTGGACTTCCAGTGGCACTCAACGGGAAGGCTCTCTCTCCAGCCACCCTTCTCTCCGAGCTCAACACAATAGGAGGGAAACACGGCATTGGCCGGATCGACATGGTGGAGAATCGTCTCGTCGGGATGAAGTCACGAGGTGTCTATGAAACACCAGGAGGCACCATCCTGTTCGCAGCTGTGCAGGAACTAGAGTCCCTCACGTTAGACAGAGAGAGCATTCAGGTGAAAGACTCGTTAGCTCTGAAGTACGCTGAGATGGTCTATGCGGGGAGATGGTTTGATCCGCTTAAGGAGTCCATGGACGCTTTCATGGAGAAGTTAACTGAGAAAACCACGGGATCTGTAACACTGAAGCTGTACAAAGGATCTGTGTCGGTGACAGGGCGTAAGAGTCCGAACAGTCTGTACAGACAGGACATATCTTCGTTTGAAGGGAGTGAGATTTACAACCAAGCTGATGCAGCTGGGTTCATTCGTCTTTACGGGTTGCCTATGAGAGTTAGAGCAATGCTTGAGAAAGGCATTTAG